atacatgTAATCTATAGAAATCGGTTTCTACaggttttttagaattatagtaatgtgtagattttgatttctacatgttttagatttacagtaaatctgtagaagccggtttctacgtgttttagatttatattaatgtgtagattttgatttttgcagatttttgatcggtaggttaagcgcagaatgtgtattctaaatatttttagaatattcttatttacgtagatcacataTTCTAagcattgtagattcaatgaaaaaagtggatttcgttttctacttcgtagaatgtcatttctactttatttagaacagaatctgaaaattatgatttaaaaatttttagaaccgaaaaaaataccactaagtttatataggtattttatcaatagttactatttttccaattttttttgtttgtacaactatttattaaatttatttttaaaaatattaaagggtattatagaCAAAACTGACACAAAATAGATTTTAGTCTAAAAGAatatagttaccatttttttgctaaaaaaataaaataattttcccttgtatatattgGACTCATAACAATCAACCGTTGTTGGCAAAAATAGGGCTTGGTTGGATTTtatatgaatgttttatttatgaattatgaTACTAATTAGATTGGTCAATgtcctttatatattattttaaatctgaTTATATTTTGATATGGGTTTTTAATACGTTCTTTAAAATTACGGTTTTTGTACTACTTTGAACTAAATTATACTGTATTCTATAACACATAATATATCGTATTTGAACCACTTACAGATCGTGGTCAATAAAACCACAATCGATCACTAATAAATTAAGATCAAATCTAACTCGCTTATACCATGTTAAAACCAAAAGACGATCACACCTGTTTTGATTTAATGTTAAGTTTCATCCATAAACCAATAATGGGTAAGCACGTGTAACATCCCGaattgtgatatgtgaaaatgCTAAAAGAATTGATTTGACTAACTATGTCACTAaagttgacttttttttttcggaGCACATCctaaagaactccagagttaagcgtgcttgagctggaatagtggaaggatgggtgacctatagGGAAGTGATTCacgatagcgtgcgagtgagaCCAAAGCACAAGAAAAGGTCGGGGGGTGATTGCAGgatcagtaaacaatgatttcaagccttggaaaaattaacggaccgatcgCTGGAACGGGATGGGGCCCACAGGCCGAGAGAGCTGACGAGGGCGGCCCATTAGACGTGGACGGTCGGggcgttacaagtggtatcagagctggttagccatctcagttctgacctgagaggcgtcttgagacctgtcgtgggccgcaacgaggacgttgcgttctttaagagggggtgaattgtaacatcccgagttgtgatatgtgaaaaggcttaagagaattgatttggctacctatgtcaccaaagttgacttaccttttccggagcacatcttgaaagaactccagagttaagcgtgcttgagctggagtagtggaaggatgggtgacctatcgggaagtgattcgcgatagcgtgcgagtgagaCCAAAGCACAGGAAAAGGTCGGGGTGATTGCAgcgtcagtaaacaatgatttcgagccttggaaaattaacggaccgatcgCTGGAATGGGATGGGGCCCAcaggccgagagagcgggcgagggcggcccattagccgtgggcggtcgGGGCGTTACAATTCAATTGGAGACAACTTGTCTTGTGGAGAGTTGTGAAAGGGTGAGGTCTTGGGTTCGAGTAACGCCAAGCGCATCAATAATCTACCGGTGGATGTGGAGGCAGTTCCTTCCAAAGGGAGGGGTTAgggtcggtgcgctgcagcgctgtgaAATCTGAAGTCCGCCGGACGGGTTTTCACAGCACGTGTGTTGATTAATATAGATAGTGCAAGTTTCCTTCTacttaatttagaatttataactTCCACTCAAAATTATAGTACAAAGAGAAAGAAcaacttaattttcttttgacaaataaaatacaaaaagagAGTGATGCTAGGAGCACAATATTCAACCGAAGGGTAAGTACCcacttttttgtttctttatcgTCTAGAAGATTATATTGAACATGAACCAAGTTACACAACCGATGATGATATAAAGTTGGGAGTTAAGCTAATTCCCAAAGTTTAAAGCCACTGGAAAAACAACACTCctgctattttttctttttttttttttttcccaaattgaaaactttatatataacaaaaggCTTTTACAACCATCAAGAGCATATCCGATTACGATTCCACAAACCTCCCCAACAAAAACCGTTATGATACATAACTACACAATCATCATCAACACCCACACAAGGGTGGACCAAAAGGAAATTGCCATGACTCTGTTAACTATCATATGCTCCACTTTCATTCACGTACATATGATCCAACCAACGTGGATGGCCAACCGCTACATAAGACTGCATCAGACCAAGCTGCCTGACACTCTGAGCGATGAAAGAGGCACATCTAACTGAAGCCAAAAGTCCAAACCTTAACTCCCATGCCTCGAGAGACCGTAgctctctcttaatctctgtaGCTTCAAACTGTAAGTTAGGCCACAAGGCGGGTTTCTCTATTGCCTCAACTATATCCCCAAAGGTTGAAAGAAAGATCACCTTATTCTTCTTCAAACTCTTCATACTTTCTAAAACCCACAACCAGATCTGTAGCTTAGCCTCATTGATCGACTTCACATCTGAGAAAGCCCTCCTACTATGTAGTAgaactcttctcttctcatCTTTCACTATCCACGCCGCCCCCATGAACCCAAGACCTTTCGACCAGTCCATGTCAAACTCACAAAGGACCCATCCTTTGGCAATTTTCGGAGCATTACCTAGTACTCCCTTCTCTATCACACCCGCCTCCACTTGGTCCATTCCACTCTGAACTTGTTGAGCTACAAACCATACATCAGCTTCCTCTTTGGCTTTCTTTCTGATTTCATCTGCTTCAAACAATTTTCCTTCAAAGATAAAGGCGTTTCTGTTCTTCCATAAGTACCACAGGACCCACGGCCAGCTTCTGTTGATTTCAATATCGAACCTTACATCCTTACTCACCTTCAGGAGGTATGCGATGTTTTCATAGATCGAATGGTCGCTGAAACCACCCCGAGGAGAGGGGATATTGGATACCGCCCAACACTTCCTAGGTAGGTGGCAGGAAAAGAGTATATGGTTCACCGATTCCCCTTCAAAGCCACACAGCTGACATCGATCATCGCACTTCATTCCCCTTTCCCTTAATAGATCAGCTACCGGCAGGGCTTGAGACACAGCTTTCCAAACAAAAGTTCTTATCTTAGGGGGCGTCTGCACTTTCCAGATTTGAGATTTCAGGCTATTGAGGGATGGTTGAGCTTCGGCAACTTGACGTATCTCTTTGCTCTTTTCCTGGGCCGCTAGCCAATAACCCGATTTAACCGAGTAAGCACCTGATTTGTTAAACTTCCACACCCAGAAATCTTCTTTAGACGTCACCGGTTGGTTATTCAAAAGAATTTGGATGTCTGAAGGCACAAAAACCTCTTCCAATGCCTGAATATTCCATCTTCTATTTTGGAAATCTATCAGCTCCCTTACCCTCAAATTCACATTGAATGTACAGTTTTTTATCCAGGGAGCTCTCATGCCGTACCCATCCGCTTCATCTTCTACCCATTTGTCCGTCCAAACGTGTATAGAGTTTCCATCGCCAACTCGTTTCTGCAGACCTTTAAGTATCAGTTCCCTCCCAGATAACAAACTTCTCCAAGCAAAGGATGGCTTGTCACCCAGTTTGGCGTCCAAAAAGTTAGAACTTGGAAAGTATCTGCTCTTGAGGAATCGGGCCAACAAGCAGTGGGGGAAAGTAAGAACTTTCCAGGCCTGTTTAGCCAGCAACGCCTGATTAAAGGCTTCCAAGTCTCTAAATCCCATTCCACCACTCTCCTTTGGCAAGCAAAGCTTCTCCCAAGCTATCCAATGGATTTTCCTAATATGCGCATCAGATCCCCACCAGAAGTTTGCCATGGCACTGGACATATTGGCACAGATTGTTTTCGGGAGTTTAAAGACTGACATCGCAAAAACAGGCAGGGCCGATGCTGACGTctttaataatatttctttGCCGGCCTGTGATAGGTTCCTTAGGTACCAAGCATTCAGTCTACCATTCACCTTTCCTTTTAAATAGCCTAGCAGGTCTACCTTAGAGCCGCTAAAGCATTCCGGCAGCCCCAAATATTTGCCTGAACCTCCTTCATTCGAGATACCCAGCACCCTCTGAATCGCAAGTTTAACAGCGGGATCAACCTTAGATCCAAAGGATACGGCTGATTTCTGCAAGTTGATCGTCTGTCCTGTTGCACAGCCATACACCTCGAGCACTTGGTTCAGAGTCCTAGCTTGATTTTCAGACGCTTTGCACATAAACAAACTGTCGTCGGCAAATAGCAAATGGTGAACTGAGGGCCCCTCCTCAACAAACTTCAAGCCGTTTAGCAAGCTTAATCTTTCTGCTCTATTCAATAGGTGTGTAAGCCCTTCCGTACACAACACAAATAGAAACGGCGAGAGGGGATCACCTTGTCGTAGACCACATTGCGGTTTGACCATCCCAAAAGGTTGATCATTCACCAGTACTGCAAAGGAAACAGAAGTGACGCATGCCATAATCAGCTTAACCCATCTGGCGTCGAAACCAATAGCCTCCATCAAGCTCCTAAGATAGCTCCATTCCACCTTGTCGTATGCCTTTGACATGTCCGTTTTCACCACCATTGTCTCAGTCATGATGCTCGGATTAGTCCGTATAGCATGAACCGCTTCATGGGCAATTGCAATGTTATCTGTAATCAGCCTCTCCGCCACGAAGGCAGATTGATTGACGGATATCAGCTCAGGGAGGATGGGCTGTAGGCGATATACCAATACCTTTGCGATGATTTTATACAGGACGGAGCATAAACTTATCGGTCGCATATCAGCCATAGTCTCGGGCTCCTGGACTTTAGGTATGAGACAGATATATGTGAAGTTCCAATCCGCCGGCATTCTCCCTGTTACAAAGAACTTCTTTACTTCAGCTGATACTCTTGGCCCTATCTCATCCCAATATTGTTGGAAGAAGAAACCCGACATTCCATCCGGCCCTGGAGCACTTGCGCCTTTTATACTGAAGACAGCACATTTGATTTCCTCATCAGAAACTTCGACGGTCATTTGCCGGTTCATTTCATCTGAAACTCTTGGTCTCATATCCTGTAGCAAAGGCTGGTAGCTTGGGGGATTAGAagatctgaaaagctcattaaAGTAGTCGACCGCCACTTGAGCTTTTGCTGCTTCTGACCATTGCTCTACTCCATTCCCATTCTTGATTCTAACCAGTCTTTTCTTCGCTCTGTTTGCCTTAACCGATTCATGAAAGAAGTTGGAGTTTCGGTCACCATATTTAAGCCATTTTTCCATGCTTCTCTGCTGCCAGTAGAGTTCCTCTTCTTTATACGCTCTACATAGCTCTTTCTTTATCACCCTGATCGCATGCCAACACGGGTAGTTTCTTGATTGAAACCATTCTAGCCTCCTCTccaaaatatgaattttatcTTTGGCATTGAAGACCCTCTGTTTCTTCCATTCACTCAAAGCACCACGACAGTCTCGAAGTCTTTTCGCCACATTTCTATTTTCGGACCCTTCCGCTGCACCTCTCCACGCCTCTATGATCTTATGTTTCACTCCCGGTTGAAACAAGAATTTTTTGTCAAATCTGAACTGACCCACTCTTCTTTCTTGATAAGCTTGAAGTTTCAGTAGCACAGGTCTGTGATCAGAGCCTCGTTTGTCCAGGAACCTCTGATTCGACCCAGGAAAAAATCTCAGCCAAGCTTTATTCCCAAAAGCCCTGTCTAGACAACATTGGATCCACTTATGCCATCTTTGCCCCGCCCATGTAAATCTGATGCCAGATGACTCTAGTTCTTCCATTCCACAAGCCGCAAGCATATCCCCAAAAGGTTTGAATGAAGCTTCAGATCTCATGGGGCCTCCCGTTTTTTCATCATTGTTGAGGATGTCATTGAAGTCTCCAATTAAGCACCACTTATCTCTTCTGGTGACCCCTATCCTGCTGATTCTTTCCCAAACAATCTCCTTCCCCTCTGAAGACGGTTCACCATATAAACATGAGAGGAAAAAACTAACCTCTCCATATTGAACCTGCATATCGATCAGATtcttatttgcatatttaatatCCAGCTTGATGTCGCTTTTCCAAAATAATGCCAAGCCCCCACTCAAGCCTCTCGGATCAATTGTGAATACCCTATCATACCCGAGCCACTGCTGCAAATCCACCAAAATGTTTCTACAATTCTTAGTCTCCATTAAGAACATGATCTCCGGGAAATGAGTTCGACGTATTTCCCGGAGTCTCTGAATTGTCAGGTCTTGAGTACGTCCCAAGCCCTGGCAATTCCAGCTCAATATGCTCATTAAATATTGGGCGATCCCTTCCTCGGGATCACCTTTAGGGTTTTAGACTTCTCCGAAACTAGAAGATCCCCAACTTCAGTTTCTACCTTTCTCTTCTTACTCCCTTCCACTCTCTTATCAGCTGCTTTATCCCATAGGACTCCCTCTTCCTTTTCCGCGTTCAAAAGCAGCCTAGGATTTCTTCTTGACTTGGGAGGACGTCTACGCTGATATGTTTTCTTCTTAGTCCCGGATGAAGCACACGGTTCCGAAAAACCAGTACTAAACACCGTCGAACTAGGAGGAGAACCCATATAAATGGCATCAAACTTAGTGTCATCACTTCCACCCATTGTGATCTTTTCAGCGTTCCATCGTCCTGCTGTATCAGCTCTGATTGCAGAAGCCATAAATTTCTCCTGTTGGTTTCTGCCTTCCAAAGGCTTCTTTAATTCCTCATAGCTGAAAACTATCCCTTTCCCTCTGTCAAAGTCTTGAGAAATAATGGGAGGTGTCTCAAGTCTCAACATTGTACGCTTCAGCATAGGATCTTGTTCCACCGCAGCTACCGAGCCTCTCACTCTTTCTTGCCTCACGTATCTGTCCTCTTCGGTGGCCAACATCATATACTGTCTCATTTCATCCAGCACCTCTTTTATTATTTTCGGCTTTCCAGTAATTGAACTTATCCCCACCTGATCTTCAGTAAGAACTCCAAAAAGAGgatcattttcttttaaaacaactTGTTTTACTTCCATCTCCTTTGAGATCCTTTGGCTTCTTACAAGAGTttcatcttttcttcttttcactACCAGAGGACACACCTTTTGCTCATGGTTCAGCCTATGACAAGTAAAGCATCGCTTTTGGATCCTTTCATAGTCAAAATGGATCTTCACCGGCTTTGCTCCTTTAATGTTGACAACCCTTGACATCTTCAAAGGGTTCGCCACATTGAACTTCACTTGGACTCTTTCATAGGGTTGAGTTTGCGGTTTTGTGGGGTCAAAGATAAATTCCTTAACTTCTCCCAGCAGCTCTCCCAGCGCCATGATAGCTTCCTTTGTGTAGTAATTCATAGGAATGTTGCTAATCCGCACCCACAGCAGAATAAACTGCAGATAATCGTCTGGTGGTTCTTCAACCCACCTCTCAATCGCCAAAGCCCATTCATTGAAGGTATGTACTCCTTTCGCCAATACATCAAGTAAATCGTACTCATGGTCGAAGAAGAATTGAAAACGCTCCTTGGACAGAGCCACTCCTCGACATCTACCCTCCTTCTGCCATTTTCCAGGCATCCTCCAAATTAAAGTTGACATTTTCTGGCATTCTGGGTTTAGGATTCTACCCACCAGACTCAGCTTATTCTTCTCATTCGAACAGAACCCCGGTAGATCCGGCATTTCGAAcggttcatcttcttcctccagTGAAAGAGCCATCAAGGCTCTGTCCATTGCCGCCGACATCGGTAAAGATAATCTTCGAAGCTCCAATCAGACTAAAACCAAAGACGTTCACCCGATTGATTGCCCCAAATCCGATCTAGCTTTTTCCACGATCAAAGAACACTCGATCTTATCTTCACTTTTACTAAAAAGAACGTAGAAAGAACCACAAAGTGGTTGAACTGCTTcaggaaaacgtgtttttctttctttttcagggACCCACGTACCACTACTTTACTCCAAGTTGAGAGAATCCTGCTATTTTTTCTTTaccatttatttttttccaaaactattaaaaaaatcctcgtaaatttatgTATTCTATGATAATATAACAGTGCATTTAAGTGTCCATAAAGAGATTCCGAGACCGTCCTTTCTCTCTCGACTCAAATCTCAATTCAACCATAACAATAGtaactttcaaatataaaaaatattattttaagtttttttattattcttccCGTATCTAGAAGGGTTCAAGATAAATGTTATGGGGCTTTGTTGTTTTCTTCCTTCCCGAACTGAACCAGTGTCATGTAAAAATCACCAACTCATAAGTCAAACCCTATAATTCCATTCTGCTTTTTTCCTTGTCTACAAATAATGGCTGCTGTAGAAAACAGAATGGTGCCGGAAAATCTAAAGAAGCACCTCGCTATTTCAGTTCGAAACATTCAATGGAGTTACGGAATCTTTTGGTCTGTCTCTTCTTCTCAACCAGGGTACATCTCCTAATCTTTACCCTTTTTTTCTCTAAGTTTAAAGTTTTCTTGGCTTTCTCCACAATACTTGAGATATTGTTGTTTCTAATCAAgaactgagaaaaaaaaaaactaattatggGCTCATTTCAACattcaatctttctcattttcaaattttatctgTATGTTGTGGGTTAAAAAAAAGACTGTTGGAATGGGGAGATGGATACTACAATGGAGACATTAAGACGAGGAAGACGGTTCAAGCATCGCAAGTTAAAGCTGACCAGTTGGGTCTTGAGAGAAGTGAGCAGCTTAGAGAGCTTTACGAATCTCTCTCCCTCGCGGAATCTTCAACCTCCTGTGGTTCTCAGGTCACTAGACGGGCTtccgccgcctctctctctccggaAGATCTCACCGACACTGAGTGGTTTTACTTAGTATGCATGTCTTTCGTCTTCAACATTGGTGAAGGGTAATTCCGTCTTTAATCTTATAATCCATTACTAAttaaaccatttaaaaaaaaaaaacaacttcaaAACATGTATCGtactttttgataaaaaaaaattatgtactatatatatatttttaaaattatgtactATATTTCTACTTACAAAACTGACAGAAAATGTATGCTATTGCAAAATTTCAAAGATCAATGTAATTTCGTATAGATATGAATTATGATTAATCaaacttaattataattaagaG
This genomic stretch from Brassica napus cultivar Da-Ae chromosome C9, Da-Ae, whole genome shotgun sequence harbors:
- the LOC106393483 gene encoding uncharacterized protein LOC106393483, producing MSAAMDRALMALSLEEEDEPFEMPDLPGFCSNEKNKLSLVGRILNPECQKMSTLIWRMPGKWQKEGRCRGVALSKERFQFFFDHEYDLLDVLAKGVHTFNEWALAIERWVEEPPDDYLQFILLWVRISNIPMNYYTKEAIMALGELLGEVKEFIFDPTKPQTQPYERVQVKFNVANPLKMSRVVNIKGAKPVKIHFDYERIQKRCFTCHRLNHEQKVCPLVVKRRKDETLVRSQRISKEMEVKQVVLKENDPLFGVLTEDQVGISSITGKPKIIKEVLDEMRQYMMLATEEDRYVRQERVRGSVAAVEQDPMLKRTMLRLETPPIISQDFDRGKGIVFSYEELKKPLEGRNQQEKFMASAIRADTAGRWNAEKITMGGSDDTKFDAIYMGSPPSSTVFSTGFSEPCASSGTKKKTYQRRRPPKSRRNPRLLLNAEKEEGVLWDKAADKRVEGSKKRKVETEVGDLLVSEKSKTLKGLGRTQDLTIQRLREIRRTHFPEIMFLMETKNCRNILVDLQQWLGYDRVFTIDPRGLSGGLALFWKSDIKLDIKYANKNLIDMQVQYGEVSFFLSCLYGEPSSEGKEIVWERISRIGVTRRDKWCLIGDFNDILNNDEKTGGPMRSEASFKPFGDMLAACGMEELESSGIRFTWAGQRWHKWIQCCLDRAFGNKAWLRFFPGSNQRFLDKRGSDHRPVLLKLQAYQERRVGQFRFDKKFLFQPGVKHKIIEAWRGAAEGSENRNVAKRLRDCRGALSEWKKQRVFNAKDKIHILERRLEWFQSRNYPCWHAIRVIKKELCRAYKEEELYWQQRSMEKWLKYGDRNSNFFHESVKANRAKKRLVRIKNGNGVEQWSEAAKAQVAVDYFNELFRSSNPPSYQPLLQDMRPRVSDEMNRQMTVEVSDEEIKCAVFSIKGASAPGPDGMSGFFFQQYWDEIGPRVSAEVKKFFVTGRMPADWNFTYICLIPKVQEPETMADMRPISLCSVLYKIIAKVLVYRLQPILPELISVNQSAFVAERLITDNIAIAHEAVHAIRTNPSIMTETMVVKTDMSKAYDKVEWSYLRSLMEAIGFDARWVKLIMACVTSVSFAVLVNDQPFGMVKPQCGLRQGDPLSPFLFVLCTEGLTHLLNRAERLSLLNGLKFVEEGPSVHHLLFADDSLFMCKASENQARTLNQVLEVYGCATGQTINLQKSAVSFGSKVDPAVKLAIQRVLGISNEGGSGKYLGLPECFSGSKVDLLGYLKGKVNGRLNAWYLRNLSQAGKEILLKTSASALPVFAMSVFKLPKTICANMSSAMANFWWGSDAHIRKIHWIAWEKLCLPKESGGMGFRDLEAFNQALLAKQAWKVLTFPHCLLARFLKSRYFPSSNFLDAKLGDKPSFAWRSLLSGRELILKGLQKRVGDGNSIHVWTDKWVEDEADGYGMRAPWIKNCTFNVNLRVRELIDFQNRRWNIQALEEVFVPSDIQILLNNQPVTSKEDFWVWKFNKSGAYSVKSGYWLAAQEKSKEIRQVAEAQPSLNSLKSQIWKVQTPPKIRTFVWKAVSQALPVADLLRERGMKCDDRCQLCGFEGESVNHILFSCHLPRKCWAVSNIPSPRGGFSDHSIYENIAYLLKVSKDVRFDIEINRSWPWVLWYLWKNRNAFIFEGKLFEADEIRKKAKEEADVWFVAQQVQSGMDQVEAGVIEKGVLGNAPKIAKGWVLCEFDMDWSKGLGFMGAAWIVKDEKRRVLLHSRRAFSDVKSINEAKLQIWLWVLESMKSLKKNKVIFLSTFGDIVEAIEKPALWPNLQFEATEIKRELRSLEAWELRFGLLASVRCASFIAQSVRQLGLMQSYVAVGHPRWLDHMYVNESGAYDS